The following coding sequences are from one Triticum aestivum cultivar Chinese Spring chromosome 5A, IWGSC CS RefSeq v2.1, whole genome shotgun sequence window:
- the LOC123101948 gene encoding serine protease HTRA3 — MSAAGGERSNNRRTMTADPTSRDDPLALPEKKKKVSVRRDEASLPDPDAWILSDADLARMERDQKSAPPPVKIPTLDYFKPPTRFHTAEVFAVRDSSEAALSAARFLLGVSSSLDGEPLRRCSGFLVDWDEEKKAGLVLTTARLIRTKHSPDSGWSGGEEYAPRADVTVHLLNGTTAKGDLVYYQPHYGITFLNVEVDQPIKLPSFCEEDVKFAQDVFRLGRDDSLNLRITYARAEYKNPNMYRRYHNVYFRSPDEHGDDNEYDNGGLVIDLNENVVGMVNVPKRFGSFIPSSILLNCLDSWKKYRCIARPHLGMMFQAIKLLEPAHVDMLWRMYNIDHGLIVQEVSKGSNAEILGIQKGDVIESINGKPVSTTIELENTLMITCKGPSGAEVHISVGVFHTLKKQRSTVQWTAELSELGEVLTS; from the exons ATGAGTGCGGCGGGTGGGGAGAGATCCAACAACAGAAGAACCATGACGGCCGATCCGACCAGCCGAGACGATCCCTTGGCcttgccggagaagaagaagaaggtgagtGTGCGGAGAGACGAGGCATCATTGCCTGATCCAGACGCGTGGATTCTCAGCGATGCCGACTTGGCCAGGATGGAACGCGACCAGAAATCAG CTCCACCGCCTGTGAAAATCCCTACGCTCGATTACTTCAAACCCCCGACCCGGTTTCACACCGCCGAGGTCTTCGCCGTCCGTGATTCAAGCGAGGCCGCGCTCTCTGCTGCCAGATTTCTCCTAGGGGTTTCATCCTCTCTTG ATGGTGAACCGCTGAGACGCTGCTCCGGCTTCTTGGTTGATTGGGATGAGGAGAAGAAAGCCGGCCTTGTTTTGACAACTGCGCGTCTGATTCGCACAAAGCATTCTCCTGACAGCGGCTGGTCAGGTGGCGAAGAGTATGCTCCTCGTGCTGAT GTCACTGTTCATTTGCTAAATGGCACCACTGCAAAGGGCGATCTGGTCTACTATCAGCCCCATTACGGTATCACTTTCTTGAATGTTGAAGTGGATCAACCAATCAAGTTACCATCTTTTTGTGAAGAAGATGTAAAATTTGCTCAAGATGTTTTTCGGCTCGGAAGAGACGATTCCTTAAATCTAAGGATAACATATGCTAGGGCAGAATATAAGAATCCAAACATGTATCGGCGGTACCACAATGTGTATTTCCGTTCTCCAGACGAGCATGGTGATGATAATGAG TATGACAATGGGGGCCTAGTCATTGACTTGAATGAAAACGTTGTCGGAATGGTCAACGTCCCTAAGAGATTTGGGTCTTTTATACCTTCTTCCATTTTGCTCAACTGTTTGGATTCATGGAAGAAATATCG GTGCATCGCCCGGCCCCATCTTGGGATGATGTTTCAAGCCATCAAGCTTCTAGAACCTGCTCATGTTGACATGTTATGGCGTATGTATAACATTGATCATGGTCTTATTGTTCAAGAG GTGTCGAAAGGATCTAATGCTGAGATACTCGGAATCCAAAAAGGTGATGTTATTGAATCTATCAATGGAAAACCTGTTTCTACCACAATTGAG TTGGAAAATACGCTGATGATCACATGCAAGGGCCCTTCAGGTGCTGAAGTTCATATTTCT GTTGGGGTGTTTCACACACTCAAAAAACAACGAAGCACCGTACAGTGGACTGCAGAAttatcagaacttggagaagtTCTTACAAGCTAG